One part of the Dermacentor andersoni chromosome 2, qqDerAnde1_hic_scaffold, whole genome shotgun sequence genome encodes these proteins:
- the LOC126542874 gene encoding uncharacterized protein yields MRLDGLAFIAVVSLATCLLSRATEAHGRATPRKNRRLLDLPLEWPRPRRRDPTAPPSGPPDLGYVRSAECCPSVTEAIQPLGGVSITGRILELYREPNATQRFYQTSCREQVKGRPCRYVRSKYEAQSRCVQTYSYMYALVREFQSDGPWRLDYIRYRSGCSCQVHRPRGYPLSLLASRP; encoded by the exons GTGGTGTCGTTGGCGACCTGCCTACTTTCCCGCGCCACAGAAGCCCATGGCAGAGCCACTCCGAGGAAGAATAGGCGTCTCCT GGACCTTCCTCTGGAGTGGCCTCGCCCTCGGCGACGCGACCCGACGGCGCCGCCCTCAGGTCCCCCCGATCTAGGCTACGTGCGCTCGGCCGAATGCTGCCCGTCCGTGACTGAGGCCATCCAGCCACTCGGCGGCGTCTCCATCACGGGCCGCATCCTGGAGCTGTACCGAGAGCCCAACGCCACGCAACGCTTCTACCAGACGTCGTGCCGGGAGCAAGTCAAGGGGCGGCCCTGCCGCTACGTCCGCTCCAAATACGAAGCACAGTCGCGCTGCGTCCAGACCTACAGCTACATGTACGCGCTGGTGCGCGAGTTCCAGTCCGACGGGCCCTGGCGGCTCGACTACATCCGCTACCGCAGCGGATGCTCCTGCCAGGTGCACCGGCCCAGAGGGTACCCGCTCAGCCTGCTCGCCAGCAGGCCTTGA